Proteins from one Nitrobacteraceae bacterium AZCC 2146 genomic window:
- a CDS encoding glutathione S-transferase (product_source=COG0625; cath_funfam=1.20.1050.10,3.40.30.10; cog=COG0625; pfam=PF13410,PF13417; superfamily=47616,52833): MIDTVTAPELILHHYPRSPFAEKVRTAFGLKGLRWRSVIQPRIAPKPALIPLTGGYRRIPVLQIGADIYCDSRRILAELESRFPEPSLYPDGTRGQADLIAAWADRCLFPNALGLVFGLHGDRFPPELHADRARFTAGKFDGWDSAKMQVQLPALRDQFRVHLAWLGDCLADGRPFLLGAAPSLADLAAYHPLWYARSNLGEAEGLADYPRLLAWMDRINTIGHGTVEELPPEDALGIARDAQPALASNMTNNTGHRWTPGTRLSITPSDWGFDPILGDFVSAGKDTIALRRDDPDVGAIVVHFPRAGFAIAEA, from the coding sequence TTGATCGATACGGTGACGGCACCGGAACTTATTCTGCATCACTACCCGCGTTCGCCGTTCGCCGAAAAAGTCCGCACTGCATTCGGGCTGAAAGGCCTGCGCTGGCGCTCGGTGATCCAGCCGCGGATCGCGCCGAAGCCGGCACTCATTCCGCTCACCGGCGGCTACCGCCGAATCCCGGTGCTGCAGATCGGCGCCGATATCTATTGCGACAGCCGCCGGATCCTCGCCGAACTCGAATCGCGCTTTCCCGAGCCCAGCCTTTATCCTGATGGCACGCGCGGCCAGGCCGACCTGATCGCGGCATGGGCGGATCGCTGCCTGTTTCCCAATGCGCTCGGACTCGTGTTCGGCCTGCACGGCGACCGCTTTCCGCCCGAGTTGCACGCCGATCGCGCCCGTTTCACCGCTGGAAAATTCGATGGCTGGGACAGTGCGAAGATGCAGGTGCAATTGCCGGCGCTGCGCGACCAGTTTCGCGTCCACCTCGCCTGGCTTGGTGACTGTCTTGCCGATGGCCGCCCGTTCCTGCTCGGCGCCGCGCCATCGCTGGCCGATCTCGCCGCATATCATCCGCTGTGGTACGCACGCAGCAATCTCGGCGAAGCCGAAGGGCTCGCGGACTATCCGCGCCTACTCGCATGGATGGATCGCATCAATACCATCGGTCACGGCACTGTCGAAGAACTGCCGCCCGAGGACGCGCTTGGCATTGCCCGCGATGCGCAACCGGCACTTGCATCAAACATGACAAACAACACCGGGCATCGCTGGACGCCCGGCACGCGGCTGTCGATAACGCCGAGCGACTGGGGCTTTGACCCCATCCTCGGTGACTTCGTCTCGGCAGGGAAGGACACCATCGCGTTGCGGCGGGACGACCCCGACGTCGGTGCGATCGTGGTGCATTTCCCGCGCGCGGGCTTTGCCATCGCGGAGGCATGA
- a CDS encoding branched-chain amino acid transport system substrate-binding protein (product_source=KO:K01999; cath_funfam=3.40.50.2300; cog=COG0683; ko=KO:K01999; pfam=PF13458; superfamily=53822), with protein sequence MTISRRTFGIGASALLAGPIAAPFIRKAGAAEPVIRIGVVNSMSGGLAAYAQEGQPAFEYIIKKINAEGGIKSKGGAKIELVLADDTSQPARTAAEARRLITEEKIQLLTGTILSAQMLALTPVVDEAKIPTLSVWAGGSQSNYMFTLGYPYDRGYAQTMHDFVISLRDDNKFAIKTAVMAYSNYEAGQQSNKFLVEKLKASGIQIIGEAALDIRAQDQTAAMVRIRSLKPDVVVGLVTPRDGILLHQARYNLNYHGSIFCGGTGGYSDLSLWKDLGPEIGKAVLTRNLFGMTGFSEGAKIPSMQAIVKELRDVAKLEKIGQGAIQYAQAARVLQQVLENAKSLQSDALLDALKNVNIPYGDPNLYVSKPKGLQFAEDRLLKDGSAMFIQWTPEQDQQVVFPKEFAQVPPRPRV encoded by the coding sequence ATGACCATCAGCCGCCGCACATTCGGAATTGGCGCGTCTGCTCTGTTGGCCGGCCCGATCGCGGCGCCGTTCATCCGCAAGGCCGGTGCGGCCGAGCCGGTGATCCGGATCGGTGTGGTCAATTCGATGAGCGGCGGTCTCGCGGCCTATGCGCAGGAAGGCCAGCCGGCGTTCGAATACATCATCAAGAAGATCAATGCCGAGGGCGGCATCAAGAGCAAGGGCGGCGCCAAGATCGAGCTGGTGCTGGCCGACGATACCAGCCAGCCGGCGCGCACCGCCGCCGAAGCCCGCAGGCTGATTACCGAAGAAAAGATCCAGCTGCTCACCGGCACCATCCTCAGCGCACAGATGCTGGCGCTGACGCCGGTGGTCGACGAAGCAAAAATCCCGACGCTGTCGGTCTGGGCCGGCGGCTCGCAGTCGAACTACATGTTCACGCTCGGCTATCCTTACGACCGCGGTTACGCGCAGACGATGCATGATTTCGTGATCTCGCTGCGCGACGACAACAAATTCGCGATCAAGACCGCTGTCATGGCCTATTCGAACTACGAGGCCGGGCAGCAGTCCAACAAATTCCTGGTCGAGAAGTTGAAGGCCAGCGGCATCCAGATCATCGGCGAGGCCGCACTCGATATTCGCGCCCAGGACCAGACCGCGGCGATGGTGCGGATCCGCTCGCTCAAGCCCGACGTCGTGGTCGGCCTCGTCACGCCGCGCGATGGCATCCTGCTGCATCAGGCGCGCTACAATCTGAACTATCACGGCAGCATCTTCTGCGGCGGCACCGGCGGCTATTCGGATCTGTCGCTGTGGAAGGATCTCGGCCCCGAGATCGGCAAGGCGGTGTTGACCAGGAACCTGTTCGGCATGACCGGCTTCAGCGAAGGCGCCAAGATCCCGTCGATGCAGGCGATCGTCAAGGAACTGCGCGACGTCGCCAAGCTCGAGAAGATCGGACAGGGCGCCATTCAATATGCGCAGGCCGCGCGCGTGCTGCAGCAGGTGCTGGAGAACGCCAAATCGCTGCAGAGCGATGCGCTGCTCGACGCCCTGAAGAACGTCAACATTCCCTATGGCGATCCCAACCTCTACGTCTCTAAACCGAAGGGCCTGCAATTCGCCGAAGACCGTCTGCTCAAGGATGGCTCCGCGATGTTCATCCAGTGGACGCCGGAGCAGGACCAGCAGGTCGTCTTCCCCAAGGAATTCGCCCAGGTGCCGCCGCGGCCACGGGTTTAA
- a CDS encoding branched-chain amino acid transport system ATP-binding protein (product_source=KO:K01995; cath_funfam=3.40.50.300; cog=COG0411; ko=KO:K01995; pfam=PF00005,PF12399; smart=SM00382; superfamily=52540), protein MAFLEVANITKRFGGLVALNAISFSVEEGEIVGIIGPNGAGKTTLFGVISGFIAPSVGEVTYDGESIIGISPDRLVRRGLMRSFQIVQSFADMTTLDVVTTAALTRRPMREAVDYAAQALLRVGLGGKENKTPLTLSLQDKKLLELAKCIATDPRCILLDEVMAGLTMAETAAPIAIIEELNQQGVTIVMVEHVMPVIMRLATRMVVINFGEKIAQGTPDEILKDQRVIDAYFGDHIDA, encoded by the coding sequence GTGGCATTTCTGGAAGTCGCCAACATCACCAAACGCTTCGGCGGGCTGGTTGCGCTGAATGCGATCAGCTTCTCCGTCGAGGAGGGCGAGATCGTCGGCATCATCGGCCCAAACGGCGCCGGCAAGACCACGCTGTTCGGCGTTATCTCCGGCTTCATCGCGCCTAGCGTCGGCGAGGTCACCTATGACGGCGAGAGCATCATCGGCATCTCGCCGGATCGCCTGGTCCGCCGCGGCCTGATGCGCAGCTTTCAGATCGTGCAATCCTTTGCCGACATGACCACGCTCGATGTGGTCACCACCGCCGCGCTGACGCGGCGGCCGATGCGCGAGGCTGTCGACTATGCGGCGCAGGCGCTGCTCCGTGTCGGTCTTGGCGGCAAGGAGAACAAGACTCCGCTGACGCTGTCGTTGCAGGACAAGAAGCTGCTGGAATTGGCGAAATGCATCGCCACCGATCCGCGCTGCATCCTGCTCGATGAAGTGATGGCTGGCCTCACCATGGCGGAAACCGCGGCACCGATCGCGATCATCGAGGAATTGAACCAGCAGGGCGTCACCATCGTGATGGTGGAGCATGTGATGCCGGTGATCATGCGGCTGGCGACGCGCATGGTGGTGATCAATTTCGGCGAGAAGATCGCGCAAGGCACGCCCGACGAGATCCTCAAGGACCAGCGCGTCATCGATGCCTATTTCGGAGATCACATCGATGCTTGA
- a CDS encoding branched-chain amino acid transport system ATP-binding protein (product_source=KO:K01996; cath_funfam=3.40.50.300; cog=COG0410; ko=KO:K01996; pfam=PF00005; smart=SM00382; superfamily=52540), whose protein sequence is MLEIDNLVAGYGGVAVLRDINVKMAAGEIVGLLGANNAGKTTLINSLSGMVKPMSGRIMFLGEDISKMTPQARVELGIVQVPEGRLVFPEMSIRENLLLGGINAHARKNRPQQMEKVLALFPRLGERLSQNAGSLSGGEQQMLAIGRGLMAEAKLLMLDEPSLGLSPLFVQYIFEIIDKLHADGLTILLVEQNLNLTLRHARRCYVLERGQVAVEGEAEVVKNDPRTRSAYLGL, encoded by the coding sequence ATGCTTGAGATCGACAACCTGGTCGCCGGCTATGGCGGCGTCGCCGTGCTGCGCGACATCAACGTCAAGATGGCGGCCGGCGAGATTGTCGGCCTGCTCGGCGCCAACAATGCCGGCAAGACCACGCTGATCAACAGCCTGTCCGGCATGGTGAAGCCGATGTCCGGCCGCATCATGTTCCTCGGCGAGGACATCAGCAAGATGACGCCGCAGGCGCGCGTCGAGCTCGGCATTGTCCAGGTACCGGAAGGCCGGCTGGTGTTTCCCGAAATGAGCATCCGCGAAAACCTTCTGCTCGGCGGCATCAATGCCCATGCGCGCAAGAACCGTCCGCAGCAGATGGAAAAGGTGCTCGCGCTGTTTCCGCGACTCGGCGAGCGGCTGTCGCAGAATGCCGGCTCATTGTCCGGCGGCGAACAGCAGATGCTGGCGATCGGCCGTGGCCTGATGGCGGAAGCCAAATTGCTGATGCTCGACGAACCCTCGCTCGGCCTGTCGCCGCTGTTCGTGCAGTACATCTTCGAGATCATCGACAAATTGCATGCCGACGGGCTGACCATCCTGCTGGTCGAGCAGAATCTGAACCTGACATTGCGCCACGCCAGGCGCTGCTACGTGCTGGAGCGCGGACAGGTGGCGGTCGAGGGCGAGGCGGAGGTCGTGAAGAACGATCCGCGCACCCGCAGCGCCTATCTTGGTTTGTGA
- a CDS encoding branched-chain amino acid transport system permease protein (product_source=KO:K01997; cog=COG0559; ko=KO:K01997; pfam=PF02653; transmembrane_helix_parts=Outside_1_12,TMhelix_13_35,Inside_36_41,TMhelix_42_59,Outside_60_62,TMhelix_63_85,Inside_86_91,TMhelix_92_114,Outside_115_136,TMhelix_137_159,Inside_160_189,TMhelix_190_209,Outside_210_223,TMhelix_224_246,Inside_247_252,TMhelix_253_275,Outside_276_288): MTELYQALAQGLLIGSTYGLLALGMGLVYGVSGVVNFSHGDFISLGMFMCLALYSAFSLDPYVSAIITIPAMTAIGAVVYIFLIRPMVGHQFLMVVQLTLGLSLVLQNGILMIFGGQPARTPSVVESKLFILGDVVLRVPHIIAFVVSFVLAIGLYIMLRSTDFGRSIRAVHQNAHAAALMGINVGRVQVLTFALGIGILALAAALLLPGTPIQPTQGLRYTVITLLVVVLGGMTNFVGIMLGGLIIGIAEAFGTIYLDGPLGLLMPYIIFVAIMLFRPQGLTWSASR, from the coding sequence GTGACCGAACTTTACCAGGCCCTCGCCCAGGGCCTTCTGATCGGCAGCACCTACGGGCTGCTCGCGCTCGGCATGGGCCTCGTCTACGGCGTCAGCGGTGTCGTCAATTTCTCCCACGGCGATTTCATCTCGCTCGGCATGTTCATGTGCCTGGCACTGTATTCCGCCTTTTCGCTGGACCCCTACGTCTCCGCCATCATCACCATCCCGGCGATGACGGCGATCGGCGCTGTCGTCTACATCTTCCTGATCCGGCCGATGGTCGGGCATCAGTTCCTGATGGTGGTGCAGCTGACGCTGGGTCTCAGCCTGGTGCTGCAGAACGGCATCCTGATGATCTTTGGTGGCCAGCCGGCGCGCACGCCGTCGGTGGTTGAGTCGAAACTCTTTATCCTGGGCGACGTCGTGCTGCGGGTGCCGCACATCATCGCCTTCGTGGTGTCGTTCGTGCTCGCCATCGGCCTCTACATCATGCTGCGCTCGACAGACTTCGGCCGCTCGATCCGCGCTGTGCATCAGAACGCCCATGCAGCGGCGCTGATGGGCATCAATGTCGGCCGCGTCCAGGTGCTGACCTTCGCGCTCGGCATCGGCATTCTCGCGCTGGCCGCGGCGCTGCTGCTGCCGGGCACGCCAATCCAGCCGACGCAAGGGCTGCGCTACACCGTCATCACGCTGCTCGTCGTCGTGCTCGGCGGCATGACCAATTTCGTCGGTATCATGCTGGGTGGCCTGATCATCGGCATTGCCGAGGCCTTCGGCACCATCTATCTCGACGGCCCGCTCGGCCTGCTGATGCCCTACATCATCTTCGTGGCGATCATGCTGTTCCGGCCGCAAGGCCTGACCTGGAGCGCTTCGCGATGA
- a CDS encoding branched-chain amino acid transport system permease protein (product_source=KO:K01998; cog=COG4177; ko=KO:K01998; pfam=PF02653; transmembrane_helix_parts=Inside_1_4,TMhelix_5_27,Outside_28_30,TMhelix_31_53,Inside_54_59,TMhelix_60_79,Outside_80_83,TMhelix_84_106,Inside_107_112,TMhelix_113_135,Outside_136_164,TMhelix_165_187,Inside_188_207,TMhelix_208_230,Outside_231_239,TMhelix_240_262,Inside_263_289,TMhelix_290_312,Outside_313_330), whose amino-acid sequence MREEFYKTLSSPIWWGALALAAIMPFMLSSYYVHILTLSLVYVALASSWNIVGGMAGQISLAHSLFIGVGAMLSSALLLKLGINMWLGLVISAAISGVLGAIIAWIDFRFQLGHLSFVLITLAFAEMGSIIVDGWEFLGGASGLLLPKDTGNFLAFQFGGGHGAFWMMLALAAICVLVNVAILNAPLGYYLRTIRDNEKAAQAIGVNILRYKIIAMVISAVLASVVGTAYVRYLTFADPYLLVSPVITIEIVLFATVGGLGRAYGPALGALLLVPLGEVLRGKLGSTLPGLHYFIYGIVVISVILVTPRGLLPLFERLWARWRSPQPASK is encoded by the coding sequence ATGAGGGAGGAATTCTACAAGACGCTGTCGTCGCCGATCTGGTGGGGCGCGCTGGCGCTCGCCGCGATCATGCCCTTCATGCTGTCGAGCTACTACGTCCATATCCTCACGCTGTCGCTGGTCTATGTGGCGCTGGCGTCGTCGTGGAATATCGTCGGCGGCATGGCCGGGCAGATCTCGCTGGCGCACAGCCTGTTCATCGGCGTCGGCGCGATGCTCTCCAGCGCGCTGCTGCTCAAGCTCGGCATCAACATGTGGCTGGGCCTGGTGATCTCCGCCGCGATCTCCGGCGTGCTCGGCGCCATCATCGCCTGGATCGACTTCCGCTTTCAGCTCGGCCATCTCTCCTTCGTGCTGATCACACTGGCCTTCGCGGAGATGGGCAGCATCATCGTCGATGGCTGGGAATTCCTCGGCGGCGCCTCCGGCCTGTTGCTGCCCAAGGACACCGGCAACTTCCTCGCCTTCCAGTTCGGCGGCGGCCATGGCGCATTCTGGATGATGCTGGCGCTGGCAGCGATCTGCGTGCTCGTCAATGTCGCGATCCTCAATGCGCCGCTCGGCTATTACCTGCGCACCATCCGCGACAACGAGAAGGCGGCACAGGCGATCGGCGTCAACATCCTGCGCTACAAGATCATCGCCATGGTGATTTCCGCCGTGCTCGCCTCCGTCGTCGGCACCGCCTATGTGCGCTACCTCACCTTCGCCGATCCCTATCTGCTGGTGTCGCCGGTGATCACCATCGAAATCGTGTTGTTCGCCACCGTCGGCGGGCTCGGCCGCGCCTATGGCCCGGCGCTCGGCGCGCTTCTGCTGGTGCCGCTCGGCGAAGTGCTGCGCGGCAAATTGGGCAGCACCCTGCCCGGTCTGCATTACTTCATCTACGGCATCGTGGTGATCTCGGTCATCCTGGTGACGCCGCGCGGGCTGCTGCCACTGTTCGAACGGCTGTGGGCGCGCTGGCGAAGCCCGCAGCCGGCGAGCAAGTGA
- a CDS encoding putative membrane protein (product_source=COG3918; cog=COG3918; pfam=PF13548; transmembrane_helix_parts=Inside_1_6,TMhelix_7_29,Outside_30_38,TMhelix_39_61,Inside_62_80,TMhelix_81_112,Outside_113_131,TMhelix_132_151,Inside_152_152), with protein MIYVLGLLMGLVAGLRAMTAAAAVSWAAYLGLLNVAGGWLSFLGSTWTVIILTVLAIGELVTDQLPSTPSRKIPMQFGARVLIGAVAGTAIAGSGNWLVGALAGIVGAVVGTLGGASVRSQLATNFGKDAPAAFIEDAVAIIGAALIVLALK; from the coding sequence ATGATTTACGTGCTTGGATTGCTGATGGGGTTGGTCGCCGGGCTGCGGGCCATGACCGCGGCGGCGGCGGTCAGCTGGGCCGCCTATCTCGGCCTGCTGAATGTCGCGGGCGGCTGGCTATCGTTTCTCGGCTCGACCTGGACCGTCATCATCCTCACCGTTCTCGCGATCGGCGAACTTGTCACCGACCAATTGCCATCGACGCCCAGCCGCAAGATTCCGATGCAATTCGGCGCCCGCGTGCTGATCGGCGCGGTCGCCGGCACCGCCATTGCAGGCTCGGGCAATTGGCTGGTCGGCGCACTGGCCGGCATCGTCGGCGCGGTGGTTGGCACGCTCGGCGGAGCCAGCGTTCGCAGCCAGCTCGCGACAAATTTCGGCAAGGACGCACCGGCGGCCTTCATCGAAGACGCCGTCGCCATCATCGGCGCGGCCCTGATCGTGCTCGCGCTGAAATGA
- a CDS encoding pyruvate/2-oxoglutarate dehydrogenase complex dihydrolipoamide dehydrogenase (E3) component (product_source=COG1249; cath_funfam=3.30.390.30,3.50.50.60; cog=COG1249; pfam=PF02852,PF07992; superfamily=51905,55424): MTRRFDAIVIGAGQAGPSLAGRLSSAGMSVAMIERKLFGGTCVNTGCMPTKTLVASAYAAYLARRGADFGVMIDAVRIDMPRVKTRAQTVTMNARNGVESWLRGMKNCTVIQGHARFESANTIRVDDELLTAPKIFINIGGRAVVPDMPGINDISYLTNTSILQLDRVPKHLVVIGGSYIGLEFAQMYRRFGAKVTVVEKGAHLVSREDEEISEAIRDILLAEGIHIRTNAECITFRPHPDGIGVGVDCTEGDPEIVGSDVLLAVGRRPNTDDLSLDKAGVALDARGYIKVDDGLETNVPGIFAMGDCNGRGAFTHTAYNDFEIVAANLLDGEHRRVSDRILGYALYIDPPLGRVGMTLAQARATGKKLLIGHRPMTRVGRAVEKGETQGMMQVVVDAETKKILGAAILGTGGDEAIHGILDVMNIGAEYTALQNAVPIHPTVSELIPTMLGEMK; this comes from the coding sequence ATGACCCGCCGCTTCGACGCCATCGTCATCGGTGCGGGACAAGCCGGCCCGTCACTCGCCGGCCGCCTAAGCAGTGCTGGCATGTCCGTCGCCATGATCGAGCGAAAGCTGTTCGGCGGCACCTGCGTCAATACCGGCTGCATGCCGACCAAGACCCTGGTCGCCAGCGCCTATGCTGCGTATCTCGCCCGCCGCGGCGCCGATTTCGGCGTCATGATCGACGCTGTCAGAATCGACATGCCGCGCGTCAAGACGCGCGCCCAGACCGTAACAATGAATGCCCGCAACGGTGTCGAGAGCTGGCTGCGCGGCATGAAGAACTGCACCGTGATCCAGGGCCATGCCCGCTTTGAATCTGCCAACACGATTCGCGTCGACGACGAGTTGCTCACCGCGCCGAAGATTTTCATCAATATCGGCGGCCGCGCCGTGGTGCCGGACATGCCGGGGATCAACGACATTTCCTACCTCACCAACACCAGTATCCTGCAATTGGATCGCGTGCCCAAACATCTGGTGGTGATCGGCGGCAGCTATATCGGGCTGGAATTCGCGCAGATGTATCGCCGCTTCGGCGCCAAGGTGACTGTGGTCGAAAAGGGCGCGCATCTGGTGTCGCGCGAGGACGAGGAGATTTCCGAAGCGATCCGAGACATTCTACTGGCGGAGGGCATTCACATCCGCACCAATGCCGAATGCATCACCTTCAGGCCGCATCCGGACGGCATCGGCGTCGGCGTCGATTGCACCGAAGGCGATCCGGAGATCGTCGGCAGCGACGTGCTGCTCGCGGTCGGCCGCCGTCCCAATACCGACGACCTTTCCCTCGACAAGGCCGGCGTCGCATTGGACGCACGCGGCTACATCAAGGTCGATGACGGCCTCGAAACCAACGTCCCCGGCATCTTTGCGATGGGCGATTGCAACGGCCGCGGCGCCTTCACCCATACCGCCTACAACGATTTCGAGATCGTCGCCGCCAACCTGCTCGACGGCGAACATCGCCGGGTCAGCGACCGGATTCTCGGCTATGCGCTGTACATCGATCCACCGCTCGGCCGCGTCGGCATGACGCTGGCGCAGGCCCGCGCTACCGGCAAAAAGCTGCTGATCGGCCACCGGCCGATGACCCGCGTCGGCCGTGCCGTGGAGAAAGGCGAAACGCAGGGGATGATGCAGGTGGTAGTCGATGCCGAAACGAAGAAGATTCTCGGCGCAGCGATTTTGGGCACCGGCGGCGACGAGGCGATCCACGGCATTCTCGACGTGATGAACATCGGCGCGGAATACACCGCGTTGCAGAACGCAGTGCCGATCCATCCGACGGTGTCGGAACTGATCCCGACGATGCTCGGCGAGATGAAGTGA
- a CDS encoding hypothetical protein (product_source=Hypo-rule applied; transmembrane_helix_parts=Inside_1_61,TMhelix_62_84,Outside_85_87), whose translation MRWSWHDRGTNPGREGVRVRPHRGLTLLFGDIMAAKKRPAPRKKAKASDAVYPTSAVSIAARNLINMAVVMASCATILLALMIVKKF comes from the coding sequence ATGCGATGGTCTTGGCATGATCGGGGAACAAACCCCGGCAGGGAAGGCGTCAGGGTCAGGCCGCATCGCGGTCTGACCCTCCTCTTCGGGGACATCATGGCAGCTAAAAAACGACCGGCACCGCGCAAGAAGGCGAAAGCCTCCGACGCGGTCTATCCGACCTCCGCGGTCTCGATCGCGGCACGCAATCTGATCAACATGGCCGTCGTCATGGCGTCCTGCGCGACGATCCTGCTCGCGCTGATGATCGTCAAGAAATTCTGA
- a CDS encoding 3-oxoacyl-[acyl-carrier protein] reductase (product_source=KO:K00059; cath_funfam=3.40.50.720; cog=COG1028; ko=KO:K00059; pfam=PF13561; superfamily=51735), whose translation MRLQGLSAIVTGGASGFGAEIARAYVREGAKVVILDLNADGAKRVAAEIGAGAIALGGDVTKKADVDASVKLAVDRFGKLDVVVNNAGWTFRNKPLLEVTEDEFDKTFAINVKSIFLMTNACVPVMRQQKSGRIINIGSTAGVRPRPGLTWYNATKGAVNLMSKSMAVELAPDGIRVNCIAPVMGETGLLEAFMGVPDTAENRAKFISTIPLGRMSRPSDIANACVYLAGEESEFLTGVILPVDGGRTI comes from the coding sequence ATGAGACTGCAGGGATTATCCGCGATCGTCACCGGCGGCGCCTCGGGCTTCGGCGCCGAGATCGCGCGGGCCTATGTCCGCGAGGGCGCCAAGGTGGTGATTCTCGACCTCAATGCCGACGGCGCGAAAAGGGTCGCGGCGGAGATCGGCGCTGGCGCCATCGCGCTCGGCGGCGATGTGACGAAGAAGGCTGACGTCGATGCCTCTGTGAAGCTGGCGGTCGATCGGTTCGGCAAGCTCGACGTGGTCGTCAACAACGCCGGCTGGACCTTTCGCAACAAGCCGCTGCTCGAGGTCACCGAAGACGAATTCGACAAGACCTTTGCGATCAACGTGAAATCGATATTCCTGATGACCAATGCCTGCGTACCGGTAATGCGCCAACAAAAGAGCGGGCGCATCATCAATATCGGTTCCACTGCCGGCGTGCGGCCGCGGCCGGGGCTGACCTGGTACAACGCCACCAAGGGCGCGGTGAACCTGATGTCGAAATCGATGGCCGTGGAACTCGCGCCCGACGGCATCCGCGTCAACTGCATCGCGCCGGTCATGGGCGAGACCGGATTGCTGGAAGCCTTCATGGGCGTGCCGGACACGGCGGAGAACCGCGCCAAATTCATTTCGACGATTCCGCTCGGCCGGATGTCGCGTCCCTCGGACATTGCCAATGCCTGCGTTTATCTCGCCGGCGAGGAATCCGAGTTTCTGACCGGCGTGATCCTGCCGGTGGACGGTGGCCGCACCATCTGA